From the Acomys russatus chromosome 8, mAcoRus1.1, whole genome shotgun sequence genome, the window CGGCGACACCCAAAGAATGTGCTGGGGGTACTGGACCTGCACCCCCATCGCGTGCTCATGGGTGTCTCCCTCCAGTGTGGAAGGCTATGAGATGAGGCGCTGTCTGGAAGGTCGGTCTTTGAAAGAAGAGTGGCCTCAGGGCCGCGGGGCGCATACCCACCTCCACGCGCTCCTCCCGCAGGCGGATGCGGACCGCCAAGCGTTCGCGCGTGCCCACGTCGGGATACTGGTTCTGTACGAAAAGCGCCTCGAGCGCCTGCAGCTGCTCCTCGCTGAAGATGGTGCGATGGCGCCGCGTGCGCCGCTGCGGGCCGGAGCCGCTAGTGCTGGTCAGCGCCTGGGAGCCTGCGCTCGGCGCTGTCAAAGGGGAGGGTGACGCGGGCGCCAGCCTCAGCGGCCACGCTAGCCGCACGCCTGCGGGGCGGGGTGAGGTGCGGTTAGgagtagggttagggttaaggagGGAGGCGGGCTCGCCCCGTCGGTCGCCCCAAGacaacctgccccccccccccccccagcctcaaCCCCAGCGCGCACTCACCGGGCCCGGACGCCGCCTCCGGGGCTCCGCGGGGCGCGGGGCGAGGAccgcagcagcaacagcaggagcaAGGCGCAGAGGCGGCGGACGTCTCGGGCTCGTCGAGGTCAGCCGGGTTCCGGCCACCGACAGGCTGCGGTGGCCGCACCGAGGGCCTGCGCTCGGGCAGGCTGGAGAGGATGTGCTCGATGGAGAAAGAGCAGGGTCGTCCAGTGTCCCTGCGGCTCGCCGTGCTGTTTGCGGTCGCCATGCCAGCGGGCAGGCGGCAGGAGCGGCAGAATATATACGTCGAGGGTGGGAGGTGCGGTAATCCCCGGACCGGGCAGCCGCGTTCCCGCGCGCGCTAATCCCGTCGCTAGTCATCAGAGAGCTAATCCCCAGCCACCTAGGAGGGTCAGCCCCTCCGTCTGggtgcacgggggggggggggaggctgtgTTGCCAGGGGGGAGCCCTGAGCTCTGCCACGCCCTGAGCTGAAGGGAAAGAAAGTCAGGAGCGCgtcttctctcttccctgtggCACAGTCGCCTGCTGGGAGGGATGCTAGGATCCTAGACACCTCTGAACGCACATGGtcccagccatctctctggctctgacTTCCCTCGTTCTGTCGCTGCCCATTAAAGTAGAGATTCCTGAATCTTATTTCTTGCCTCCCTACTTCGAATAAACTCAGCACCCTTAACAGTAGGGTGATGCTACTTAACAGTTCTTGCTCACTTTGAAGCCCGGGTCTGTAGTAAATACCATCTCCAGAATGGAAAATTGAGGCTGACCTGCAACTGGTAGAGATtcatctgcttcctgtctcccgaatgctgggcTCAAAGGCTGGGCTCAAAGGCTGGGCTCAAAGGCGAGAGCCACCAATTCTGTTCGTTCTTTCTAGAGCCCCGAAGGTTTTCTTAACCCTGTCTAAGGCCAGTCCTCTTGTTGCCTCCTGTCTTAGAAACCCCGCAAATCCTtgtcaagccccccccccccgcccgcacACAtcaacacccccccacaccacactcTGTACCCTCCCCTTCGCCCAGGCCACTTCTGCTCTGCTTAGGATCTAACTGCCCACTGTTCCCAGCAGTGACCAGTACCTGGCCCAACTTTTACGTCATTCTCACTTACGAAGCTTTGGACTTCTTGCACTTTGCTTAAGACACTTTGCTTTTAGTCTCTGGAAATATTTTGTGTGTCTCACAGGACAGAACAGACTGCCTCACTTTTGCTAGGCTCTTTATGGCTCTATGACATTCCAAAGGCTCCTTCACTTGGCTTGTCCAATGTCATAATACTGATCAACTACCAaaagttattctttttaaaaaattttgattTAATGTGAATTGGTGTTTgtcctgcatgtatatctgtgtgaggagtctggtcccctggaactggagttacagacagttgtgaactgccacgtgggtgctgggaattggactcagatcctttggaagagcagctggtgctcttaactgctgaggtatctctgcagcccctcagagttattcttttttctttctttctttttaatatagtattttgcctgcactttagaggagggcaccagatctcactatagatggttgtgagccaccatgtggttgctgggaattgaactcaggacctttggaagaacagacagcactctgagccatatctccagcccctcaagagTTATTCTTCAGAGGACAAATGTTGAGAATGGTGAGTCAAATCTGTAGTGGCAGGATCACAGGGCTCTAGAGGCTAAGGCAAAAGGATTACTGTgagggaaaggccaggctggtgagatctgtctttaaaaaaaataataaaggcctGGTATGGTgttatctttaatcccagcatttgagaggcagaggcagacagatctgcctgtgagttcaaggccagccacatAAAAAGTTCCTGGCTAGCCagaactacatggtgagaccctgtctcaaaagaataattatttgTTCTTAGAGTTTAAGCAGTTGCTAGGTGTGAGGTGCGCAGGGTTGAGGGCCCCGACACATTAGCTGCCATTGCAGGCAGCATACCCACCCAGGCTTCTTCCATCTTACCAAGCCTTGTACAGGCTCTCCTGCTGACTGCACTCTATACCAGTGGGGACTCTGTGATCAGTGATCAGGCTCATCTCTGTCGCAAGAGTCCTAGGCTGTGTTCATCTGAGAGGCTTAGGGATGGCACCACTAACTCTGGATGTGGACCTTCCAGCCTGGCCTGTGGTCGCAGAATGCCTGCCAGAGCTCCAGACCTCCCATGTGTCCCTCTGGGTGTAGAAACCTTGTCTACAGACCTTCCTATAGAACCATACAGAACACCTGTTCCTAAACCCACTCACCACAGTGCCCAGAGGCGTGAGGTGGCCAAGTACTCTCATTCAAACTGGAGTTCTGCAAGGCCAGTGGCCAGGAAGGCCTCTGTGATGTCTGAcgtgtcttcctccttccctgcacatggctctgccttctctctcttgtGTTGCTCTTCATGTGGGAAGATGGCACGGTGCTCTGCAGAAGCTGTGCCCTTGGGGACTTCTCCCTCTATGCTGCCATCCCGGGCCACCCTGAGGTGTCAGTGAGCCAGGCCTTGTGCAGGTTGTAGTCACCCGTGCATGTGGCTCATTTGTGTCTTCTGAACTAGCTTGGAGCTGATTGGGGCAATGGCACTTTCACTGCGTATGGCGTCACGTGACACTGTTCCTGAAAGTGAGCGTGTGTTTACTCACCCCAAGCAGGGAACCAGTGACAGCCAAAGAATACTACCGCAGTCTAACGTGGTAGGATTACTTACTGCAGTGTGTCAGCCGCAtcactgtggtgctttgaatgagaacagcccctAAGGGGTCAGATGTTTTAATATTTGATCCCAGTTGGTGCAGTTGGGTTAGGTTTAAGAGGTCAGGTCTTGCTGGcactgggctttgaggttttaaagccATTCTCAGCTCacgatctatttatttatttatttattttctttttggtttttcgagacagggtttctctgtgtagccttggctgtcctggactcactttgtagaccaggctggcctcgaactcacagtgatccacctgcctctgcctcccgagtgctgggattaaaggtgtgtgtgtcaccaccgcctggctcagtTCACTAtttctgcttcatgcttgtgatttaaaaattctcatcttagctgggtgtggttgtgcacacctttaatcccagcactcgggaggcagaggcaggtggatcgctgtgagttcaaggccagcctggtctgcaaagtgagtccaggacagccaaggctacacagagaaaccctgtcttgaaaagccaaaaacaaaaaacaaacaaaacaaacaaacaaacaaaataacaactcAGCTTGCTGCTCCAGCCATGGTATCTGCTCGCTTCCAAGCTTCCCGACGGGAATGAACTTGGCCCTCTAGACCTGTGAGCCCATAAAACCCTCCTTCTATGAGTTGTCCTGGTAACTATGTCTTATCACAGTAATGGACACGTAATGCTGTGACCAGAAGTCCACTCCTGTGTGGATGATGGCTCTTAACAGCTGCAGGCAGCTggtctcctctgtcttctcagcAGCTCTTACTGCTACTATGATCATGggtaggaaggggggggggtcctgTGAGTCTGGTTACTTTCAGTAACTTCCTGAGATTCTTGTGTTGTTTCCTGAGTCTTAATAAGGTTCCCTTTAGAATTTcctccttgggctggagagatggctcagaggttaacagcactacctgctcttcctgaggtcctgagttcaattcccagcaaccacatggtggcccatgaccatctataatgtaatctgatgccctcttctggcctgcaggtatacatgaagatagcactgtatacataataataaataaataagtctttaaaaaaaaagaatttcctccTTTAGAACTTCCTAGGTCCCAACAAGACTTTGGAAGAAATGGCTGCTCAACCAGAaaaggagatggggtggggaaagagagagggggagagcaGAACAGagaggcatagtggcgcacacttttaatcttagtacttgggaacaaaggcaggtggagctctgtgaactagaggccagtctacaaagtgagtcaggacattcaaggctacacagagaaaccctgtcttgaaaagccaaaaaataaaataaaaaagaagaaaatattttaaaatgtgaataaacCAAATTAATTTTGTCTTTGGTTGCGTATGCTGTGGGTACCATACCTAAGAAGCCATTAATAAATCCAAGACTTATTGCTAGGGGCTGAGGATGTACTTCAGGTGCGAGAGTACTTGTTTAGCATACAAAGCCCTaggttctctctccagcccagactatagttttataagctttctgttttacaatgcttaaaaaaaaaaaaaagattgattgatttatatagtgttctgtctgcacatacacctgcctgccagaagagggcaccagatctcattatagatggttgtgaggagcCACCAactggtttctgggaattgaactcaggacctctggaagagcagaccgcactcttaacctctgagccatctctccagctcctattttGCAACTCTTACATTGATCCATTTAAGACAAATTTTGTAGATAATGTAAGATAGGATTTAATGCCACTTCCATCTtcaggtgtgggtgctggggatagaacccatgACCTTGGCCATGCTAGGTgactgctctaccactgagccatctaactGCCCCCGTCCCCCACTCATACAGGGTTCAACTTTTTTCTTCTGTGCGGGGACATGATTTGTGTTTtgggccttttgtttttattttgaggcagagacTCATGTGTCCCAGTATAGTCTTAAGCTCACTGtgtatctgaggatgaccttgaactcttaaccttcctccatccatctctGGAGAACTAAGATTACATACATAGGTGTACCCCACATCTCACCACTGTACCATAGGTCTACAAgattgctctttttctttcttttttgttctgtttgtttgtttcaagacagggtttctctatgtagccttggctgttctggactcactttgtagaccaggctggcctccaactcacagtggttcacctgcctctgcctcctgagtgctgggattaaaggtgtgcaccaccacacctggctactctTTCTctattgaattaatttttgtgtttctgtgaaaAATCAACTGACCACAAACGTGAAGATgtagtaatttatttattagcCATACAGGGTATAGAATatagggcctcatacatgctaggccaGCAAAACCACAGAGTTACAGTCTTAGCcaatgaagatttattttttattctgaattCTACTCTATtatctattgatttattttgttttgttttgtttgtttgtttgttttttgagacagggtttctctgtgtatccttggctgtcctggattcactttgtagaccaggctggccttgaactcacagtgatccacctgcctctgcctcctgagtgctgggattaaaggtgtgcaccaccacacctggcttgatttactttttaaaacaaagattttattgtttatttctattttgtccaTGTAGCATATGTATGTGATGCTTGAAATAGTTAGGAGAAGacattggatcttctggaactgccATTTCAGACAGccgtgaggtgccatgtgggtgctgggaatagaacctgggtcctctagaagagcactgAGTCCTCTTAGCTGcggatccatctctccagcccatttaacAGACACGAGAATATAGTCATTCTCATCCAGTATTATGCTGCCTAGTGTTCAATACCGGAGAATGGACCTAGAGCCTTCTGTGTGGGAGGCAGGTGTGCCGTCAGCCAACTGTACCCCCAGCCCTCTTTTGTTCCTGTGGTCAGTGTCTGCACAGAGCACCTCAGGTTCTTGGCATCTAAATCAAACAACTGAAATAAAGGTCTACACAGCTTGCAAAGCAGCAAGGACATTTTGTGGAAAAGCACAATAGTTGTGCCACACTTACTACAGACAGCAGTATGTCtcctgagtgagagagagaacgctcagcccggcatggtggcacacatctttaatcccagcactcgggaggcagaggcaggcggatctctgtgagttcgaggccagcctggtctacaaagagagtccaggacagccagggctgttacacatcctgtctcaaacaaaacaaaacaaaacaacaacaaaaacaatggagGGAGGGCGGGCTGGTGAGAtgggttcagtagttaagagcactggctgctctttcagaggtcctgagttcaatttccagcaaccacatggtggctcacaaccctctatttaatgtgatctgatgccctctcctggcctgcaggtgtatatgcaggcagagcactgtatacatgagagagagaagagagagagagagagagagagagagagagagagagagagagagagagagagagagagaagatgtggAAGATCAGACATTGGAGCCTCCTTTTCTGCTTTGATTCAAGGGTTTGAATTATGAAATCTTCTCTACTGCTAAAAATAAATctgcctgctgggcatggtggtgcatacttttgatcttggcacttgggaaacagaagccgGTGGGTCTtcgaattggaggccagcctggtttatagagtgagttccaggacagccaaggctacacagagaaactcttctaaaaaaaaaaaaaaaaaaaaaaaaaaccccaaccaactaaccaactcTGCCAtatgacccagccataccacttcttAGTGTATTCCTAAAGGACTCAACATCCCACCCCAGCCATGTTCACTTCTGTTCTATACACAAgggctaggaaatggaaacaacctaaatatccttCAACTGACCTTGAATAATGAAAGCGTGGTACATATACAccgtggaatactattcagctgtaaagaaaactgaaactgaAACCATGAAGTTTGcaggatggaactaaaaaaaactgtattgagtgaggtgacccagaccacTGTGTCTCTTCTCTCATCTCATTGCAGGCGTCTAACCTGAGGAACTTCAGAAGCCAGTAAACCAAACCCAGACCATGGTGGGGGTGCAGTAGAGAGGGGAATGGCAGGGTACAACTGAtttgaagggagaaatgggataaACAGTGGTTTGgttaagaagaaagagagagacttatgtagaagaatgggggaggagggtagaatagtaaggatgtctgaaaaagccATAACGAATCATACTATCTATCTACTTAAAagtacatataatacatatgtctgtgtatacatatacatatatagttaaaatgaacattttctcatctgggctgacaatgcCCCCTTTCCCCTACAGAGCCATAGACTACTTAATAAAAACTCCAACACCAAGCATAAAAAATGCTCttttggccgggtgtggtggctcacactttaatcccagcacaggcgaattgttgtgagttcaaggacagcctggtctacaaagtgagtccagggcagccaaggctatacagagaaaccttgtcttggaaaacaaaaaccagagagagagagagagagagagagagagagagagagagagagaaggagaaagaaatgctcttttggactggagagatggctcagacattaagagcattgtctgttcttccaaaaatcctgaattcaattcccagaaaccacatgagatgcagtgccctcttctgacatgcagttgtacatgcaggcagaatactgcataaataataaataaatctttaaaaaagaaaagaaatgttctttTGAGGTATGGGCCAGGGCTGTCAAAGAAGATTGCTGCAGAAGTTAAAGGTAAGTccgtattgctgaagacactatgtaCTTTGGATAtaggacccagaggatccaaaCTGGTACTGtctgaaagcctcctccccaAGGACTTTCATGACACCGGACGGTGATCTGCAAGCTTCCAAGGGAGGGCAGCAACCAATAATCCTACACACCTACGAACACTTGAGGATAAAAGCAACAGGCA encodes:
- the Gsc2 gene encoding homeobox protein goosecoid-2, which produces MATANSTASRRDTGRPCSFSIEHILSSLPERRPSVRPPQPVGGRNPADLDEPETSAASAPCSCCCCCGPRPAPRGAPEAASGPGVRLAWPLRLAPASPSPLTAPSAGSQALTSTSGSGPQRRTRRHRTIFSEEQLQALEALFVQNQYPDVGTRERLAVRIRLREERVEVWFKNRRAKWRHQKRASCSRLLPGAKKPPKESC